The following are encoded in a window of Armatimonas rosea genomic DNA:
- a CDS encoding LolA family protein — protein sequence MSPVGKRRARAWGCGVSLTLFLVAIGLLAREVVLRAATTPPRQKSHALPRTKPQGVSEWNPEAVELLETMAHQRQQARSVDMTLAYSSYVGGKRRDSAEMRLVYARPNRMRWEYKSKSSYQLQLSDGWMTWFLSGHEYDQWLSFPDGRGLNHFPLAGFFPTKPLENEDLCEVDQLHKALKKHSLLSLTAQSCPEGTRVCANEYDVFYRYYYFDSQKQLRGIRKNTLAWMDTYVDDLGFFHLAHWELGSEFWEIRVCQWDMPLQQNVFIIQLPNDAKPSPETARYQAVFTGMLALRHAVLPE from the coding sequence ATGTCACCCGTTGGAAAACGTAGGGCAAGGGCCTGGGGCTGTGGCGTCAGCCTGACACTGTTTCTTGTCGCGATTGGCCTGCTCGCCCGCGAGGTCGTGCTGCGTGCCGCAACGACTCCGCCCCGCCAAAAGAGCCACGCCTTGCCACGCACCAAGCCTCAAGGAGTTTCAGAGTGGAATCCTGAGGCGGTTGAGCTCTTAGAAACGATGGCACATCAGCGGCAGCAAGCTAGATCTGTAGACATGACACTGGCATACTCATCGTATGTGGGAGGTAAACGGCGCGACAGCGCTGAGATGCGCCTCGTGTATGCACGCCCCAATCGGATGCGCTGGGAGTACAAGAGCAAATCTTCCTACCAGCTACAACTCTCCGACGGCTGGATGACCTGGTTTTTGTCTGGTCATGAGTACGACCAGTGGCTTAGTTTCCCGGATGGGCGTGGACTAAATCACTTTCCTCTCGCTGGGTTCTTTCCAACAAAACCTCTAGAGAATGAGGACTTGTGTGAGGTGGATCAGCTACACAAAGCCCTCAAAAAACATTCACTTCTCTCTCTTACCGCCCAGAGCTGCCCTGAGGGGACTCGGGTTTGTGCCAATGAGTACGATGTTTTCTATCGCTACTACTACTTCGACTCTCAAAAGCAGCTACGAGGAATACGGAAAAATACCTTGGCTTGGATGGATACCTATGTCGATGACCTAGGATTCTTTCACCTTGCCCACTGGGAGCTGGGATCAGAATTCTGGGAGATACGCGTGTGTCAGTGGGACATGCCTCTCCAACAGAATGTTTTTATTATCCAACTCCCCAACGACGCGAAACCAAGCCCCGAGACAGCCCGCTATCAGGCAGTTTTTACTGGTATGCTTGCTCTACGCCACGCAGTACTCCCAGAGTAG
- a CDS encoding ABC transporter permease subunit gives MDFLAAMLRLWAPLGLAALGGTLSERVGVIALGLEAMLLAGAYTAVAVAAKTGSAALGALAGALAGALVGLLHACLVLFARVPAVLSGVGLNLGLLGLTTFLLRAHGEVGLSTQARFPAELAIPLALALVLALAFLLGQTPLGLRLRACGEKPEAVRAAGLNPDRLRLGAVSGAGGLAGLGGVLLALMGLGEFTENMTSGRGYIALAAVILGRWSPLGAAGAALLFTAGDALVGTLQNAGLAKALPPDLLQLLPYLAALVALGLVKGRGQAPASLSTT, from the coding sequence ATGGACTTTCTGGCGGCGATGCTAAGGCTCTGGGCGCCTCTGGGGCTGGCGGCACTGGGCGGGACCCTCTCCGAGCGTGTGGGGGTGATCGCGCTGGGGCTGGAGGCGATGCTCCTCGCCGGTGCCTACACCGCGGTGGCGGTCGCGGCAAAGACCGGTAGCGCGGCGCTAGGCGCTCTGGCCGGGGCACTGGCGGGCGCACTCGTGGGGCTGCTCCATGCCTGCCTGGTGCTCTTTGCCCGTGTCCCTGCCGTCCTCTCGGGAGTGGGGCTGAACCTGGGGCTGCTGGGCCTGACCACTTTCCTGCTCCGTGCCCACGGTGAGGTGGGGCTGAGCACCCAGGCACGCTTCCCCGCGGAGCTGGCGATTCCTCTGGCGCTGGCCCTAGTGCTCGCTCTGGCGTTTCTCCTGGGGCAGACACCGCTGGGGCTACGCCTCCGGGCGTGCGGCGAGAAGCCCGAGGCGGTGCGCGCCGCAGGCCTCAACCCCGATAGGCTTCGGCTGGGAGCGGTGAGCGGCGCGGGAGGGCTGGCGGGGCTCGGCGGGGTGCTACTGGCGCTGATGGGCCTTGGCGAGTTCACGGAGAACATGACCTCGGGGCGGGGCTATATCGCGCTGGCGGCGGTGATCCTTGGGCGTTGGAGCCCGCTGGGTGCCGCAGGAGCCGCCCTGCTCTTTACTGCGGGGGATGCTCTGGTGGGGACGCTCCAGAACGCAGGGCTCGCCAAGGCTCTCCCGCCCGACCTGCTCCAGCTCTTGCCCTATCTCGCCGCGCTGGTGGCTCTGGGGCTGGTGAAGGGGCGTGGCCAGGCACCTGCATCTCTCAGCACGACATAG
- a CDS encoding ABC transporter permease, translating to MNSPLSPLVYFRRNASRALPMGLVIVLAVFLIAGVTVLANAIDLTVRTIYRYTEYFTYVLPQQRFREVPEAQRVLVEADPRVERTMEGAFFLCNIKTVMGRLPFVVLGVPDDDRDYLMQRMGTSLIAGRLPAEGMPEAVLSEPMVENKHLKLGDNVVSPTEQGGMATAAPVPVKLVGILKGPVWVGFTSKSFCSRYFLLNPLCTLYTWKDVGQRDELNRAMMPVKNKAAGKLDPGSVQVLSKENLITEVRESLESLYMIMGVVTAAVIFAITLMSGMLANIYFTQRLSEFGVLAAIGYSRATLIGRVLAETALLNIAGWLVGAGLTALTMRFLGESVFRARGLFLNPFDLDAYAHTIPVPICITLFSVGTIAYRLLKLDPVTIIERR from the coding sequence ATGAACTCTCCCCTCTCCCCGCTGGTCTACTTCCGCCGCAATGCGTCCCGTGCGCTCCCCATGGGCCTGGTGATTGTCTTGGCGGTCTTTCTGATCGCGGGGGTGACGGTCTTGGCCAATGCGATCGACCTGACCGTGCGGACGATCTACCGCTACACGGAGTACTTCACCTATGTCCTGCCCCAGCAGCGCTTTCGGGAGGTGCCGGAGGCGCAGCGGGTGCTGGTGGAGGCCGATCCTCGGGTCGAGCGGACCATGGAGGGGGCGTTCTTTCTCTGCAATATCAAGACCGTCATGGGGCGTCTGCCCTTTGTGGTACTCGGGGTGCCCGACGACGACCGCGACTACCTGATGCAGCGCATGGGAACGAGCCTGATCGCCGGACGCCTCCCTGCCGAGGGCATGCCCGAGGCCGTGCTCTCCGAGCCGATGGTGGAGAACAAGCACCTCAAGCTCGGGGATAACGTCGTTAGCCCCACCGAGCAGGGGGGAATGGCGACCGCCGCACCCGTCCCGGTCAAGCTCGTAGGGATCCTCAAAGGACCGGTCTGGGTGGGCTTTACCAGCAAGAGCTTCTGCTCCCGCTACTTCTTGCTCAACCCGCTCTGCACACTCTACACCTGGAAGGATGTCGGCCAGCGCGACGAGCTCAACCGGGCGATGATGCCGGTGAAGAACAAGGCGGCGGGCAAGCTCGATCCTGGCTCCGTACAAGTGCTCTCAAAGGAGAACCTCATCACCGAGGTGCGTGAGAGCCTGGAGTCGCTCTACATGATCATGGGCGTGGTCACGGCGGCGGTGATCTTTGCCATCACGCTGATGAGCGGGATGCTGGCCAATATCTACTTCACCCAGCGCCTCTCCGAGTTTGGGGTGCTGGCAGCGATTGGCTACTCCCGAGCGACGCTCATCGGGCGGGTGCTAGCGGAGACGGCGCTGCTCAATATCGCCGGCTGGCTGGTCGGGGCGGGCTTGACGGCGCTGACCATGCGCTTTCTGGGCGAGTCCGTGTTCCGGGCGCGGGGGCTCTTTCTCAACCCGTTCGACCTGGATGCCTACGCCCACACGATCCCAGTGCCGATCTGCATCACGCTTTTCTCAGTCGGGACGATCGCGTACCGCCTGCTCAAGCTCGACCCCGTGACGATTATCGAGAGGCGCTAG
- a CDS encoding ABC transporter ATP-binding protein, with the protein MTRETLSCEKVALAYRDGERTTYALREVSLSLPPGKFYGIMGPSGSGKSSLLYLLSGLKRPTGGAVTLGSTPLSQLPDAELMRLRRTRFGFVFQQPFLLTYLTALENIVVAAPKPDAAARQKAQELLESLGLASMAGKLPGQLSGGERQRVAVARALINDPEILFADEPTAALDQTNGHRVIEALAAWRSKGTVIVVTHDAGMLTGADQLIQLRDGILSTEH; encoded by the coding sequence ATGACCCGAGAGACACTCTCCTGCGAGAAAGTCGCGCTGGCCTACCGCGACGGCGAACGGACGACCTATGCCCTGCGCGAGGTCAGCCTGAGCCTGCCGCCTGGGAAGTTCTATGGCATCATGGGGCCATCGGGGTCGGGCAAGTCCAGCCTGCTCTATCTGCTCTCAGGGCTCAAGCGTCCCACGGGCGGCGCGGTGACCCTGGGCAGCACTCCCCTCTCCCAGCTCCCCGATGCCGAGCTCATGCGCCTGCGCCGCACCCGCTTCGGCTTTGTCTTTCAGCAGCCATTTTTATTGACCTACCTCACCGCGCTGGAGAACATCGTGGTCGCGGCCCCCAAGCCCGATGCGGCGGCGCGTCAGAAGGCCCAGGAGCTCTTGGAGAGCCTGGGGCTTGCCAGCATGGCGGGTAAGCTCCCCGGCCAGCTCTCAGGGGGGGAGCGTCAGCGGGTAGCGGTCGCGCGCGCCCTCATCAACGACCCGGAGATTCTCTTTGCCGACGAGCCCACGGCGGCGCTGGACCAGACCAACGGCCACCGCGTGATCGAGGCGCTGGCGGCGTGGCGTAGCAAGGGAACCGTGATCGTGGTGACACACGACGCGGGGATGCTGACCGGCGCCGACCAGCTAATCCAGCTCCGCGACGGCATCCTCAGCACGGAGCACTAG